A DNA window from Pogona vitticeps strain Pit_001003342236 chromosome 2, PviZW2.1, whole genome shotgun sequence contains the following coding sequences:
- the LOC144587401 gene encoding HLA class I histocompatibility antigen, alpha chain F-like, giving the protein MALRFWLAGVAVLLLGEPGRALPSGIKGSPALEPPVGKVTSMSVSEGRVILVCDVNGFYPGKIEATWRKGGEIVEEGTFQRSVTRNLDGTYHASLDVEMDPTESRLYRCHIKHVGLPEPLVLAWEGPSGNQPQ; this is encoded by the exons ATGGCGCTTCGCTTTTGGCTGGCCGGGGTCGCTGTCCTGCTCCTCGGGGAGCCAGGCCGGGCCCTCCCCTCCGGTATTAAAGGATCCCCGGCGCTTG aGCCCCCAGTAGGGAAGGTGACAAGCATGTCGGTCTCTGAAGGCCGGGTGATTCTCGTCTGTGACGTAAACGGCTTCTACCCCGGCAAGATCGAAGCCACCTGGAGGAAGGGCGGGGAGATTGTGGAGGAGGGCACCTTCCAGAGAAGCGTCACTCGCAACCTGGATGGGACTTACCATGCCTCGCTCGATGTCGAGATGGACCCTACAGAGAGCAGGCTCTACCGATGCCACATCAAACATGTTGGCCTGCCGGAGCCTCTGGTCTTGGCCTGGGAAGGGCCTAGTG GAAACCAGCCACAGTGA